The following proteins come from a genomic window of Heyndrickxia acidicola:
- a CDS encoding GNAT family N-acetyltransferase has translation MKFRKTTEQDIDSIMNIVRQAQEFFRTNHIEQWLNNYPNPEIFQKDIQHGYSYVLEEAGQILGTAMISFDGEKTYNKIYNGDWLTHGEYAVIHRLAVDSRFKGSGISSEIITLIEKMCLDKGVRSIKVDTHEKNIPMQRLLQKNDFTYCGDIYLEDKSKRVAFEKRL, from the coding sequence ATGAAGTTTAGAAAAACAACCGAACAAGATATTGATTCCATTATGAACATCGTTAGACAGGCTCAGGAGTTTTTTAGAACAAATCATATTGAACAATGGCTGAATAACTACCCTAATCCGGAAATCTTCCAGAAGGATATCCAACATGGATACAGCTATGTGTTGGAGGAAGCAGGGCAGATTTTGGGTACTGCAATGATTTCCTTTGACGGCGAAAAAACCTATAACAAGATCTACAACGGTGATTGGCTAACCCATGGTGAATACGCTGTAATTCATCGGCTTGCAGTAGACAGCCGCTTCAAAGGCTCCGGCATTTCATCCGAAATTATTACGCTGATAGAAAAAATGTGTTTAGATAAAGGCGTTAGAAGCATTAAAGTGGATACGCACGAAAAGAACATTCCGATGCAGCGGCTTCTTCAAAAAAATGATTTTACTTATTGCGGAGATATTTATTTGGAAGATAAGAGCAAAAGAGTCGCTTTTGAAAAAAGGTTATAA
- a CDS encoding aminoglycoside 6-adenylyltransferase: protein MRTEKEMFDLIIGTAQNDERIRAVYMNGSRTNPAVPKDIFQDYDIVYVVTETDSFIKDRAWTAIFGDLRIIQEPDKTPRPEQAVYESYGYLMLFMDGNRIDLHIETIDRMQEEYGKDKLTVPLLDKDHILSAIPAPSDVDYRAKKPTETRYSSCCNDFWWCLQNVAKGIWRDELPYAKQMFEGVVRERLDEMISWRFGIEHDFAVSAGKMGKYFKKYLPEPYWELYEHTYSDHHYDHFWDAIFAACDLFRAAGKDVAEHLQYAYPAEDDSNMTAYLKHVKKLPADARDIF from the coding sequence TTGAGAACCGAAAAAGAGATGTTTGATTTGATCATAGGCACAGCTCAGAACGATGAGCGGATCAGAGCTGTTTATATGAATGGTTCAAGAACGAACCCTGCAGTTCCAAAGGATATTTTTCAAGACTACGATATTGTATATGTGGTGACAGAAACGGACTCTTTTATAAAGGATAGAGCCTGGACGGCTATTTTTGGAGATTTACGAATAATCCAGGAGCCAGATAAAACTCCTAGGCCGGAGCAAGCTGTTTATGAATCGTATGGATATTTAATGCTCTTTATGGATGGGAACCGCATCGACCTTCATATCGAAACGATTGATAGAATGCAGGAAGAATACGGAAAGGATAAGCTAACCGTTCCCTTATTGGATAAGGATCATATTCTCTCGGCGATACCGGCTCCTTCAGATGTTGATTACCGGGCAAAAAAACCAACAGAGACGCGTTATTCGAGCTGCTGCAACGACTTCTGGTGGTGTCTTCAAAATGTTGCAAAAGGGATTTGGCGGGATGAATTGCCCTATGCAAAACAAATGTTTGAAGGCGTGGTCAGAGAGAGATTAGATGAAATGATTTCGTGGAGGTTTGGAATAGAGCACGACTTCGCGGTGTCAGCAGGGAAGATGGGGAAGTATTTTAAAAAATATCTTCCCGAGCCGTATTGGGAATTGTACGAACACACCTATTCAGATCATCATTATGACCACTTTTGGGACGCCATATTTGCTGCGTGCGATCTGTTTCGCGCTGCTGGCAAAGATGTTGCTGAGCACCTGCAGTATGCCTATCCCGCGGAGGATGATTCTAACATGACAGCTTATTTAAAACACGTAAAGAAGCTGCCTGCAGATGCGCGGGATATTTTTTAA
- a CDS encoding histidine phosphatase family protein, with protein MNTTIYMIRHAESPFIFGQERTRKLSLQGETDSKRVTDLIRDENVDLIVSSPYSRAIQTIEGVANAKNIEIKVFEELRERQLKGAYTLPDEEIQRAIKKSFADRDFKLPGGESLRDVQNRAIPVIKGFLNNYKGKTILIGTHGGVMTIMMNYFCDEYGYEFWKNTSKPDIYKLVFSGEGLQFVERLWA; from the coding sequence TTGAATACCACCATATATATGATAAGACACGCAGAATCACCATTTATTTTTGGCCAAGAACGCACAAGAAAACTATCCCTACAAGGGGAAACGGACTCAAAAAGAGTAACCGATTTAATACGTGATGAAAATGTCGATCTCATCGTTTCAAGCCCTTATTCAAGAGCGATACAAACAATTGAGGGAGTTGCCAATGCCAAAAATATCGAAATAAAAGTGTTTGAAGAATTAAGGGAAAGGCAGTTGAAAGGTGCGTATACACTACCAGATGAAGAAATACAACGAGCCATTAAAAAATCCTTTGCAGATCGTGATTTTAAATTACCAGGAGGAGAATCATTAAGAGATGTGCAAAATCGGGCTATACCCGTAATCAAAGGCTTTTTAAACAATTATAAAGGAAAGACCATTCTTATCGGCACTCACGGGGGGGTTATGACCATTATGATGAATTATTTTTGTGACGAGTACGGATATGAATTTTGGAAAAACACTTCTAAACCTGACATTTATAAATTGGTATTTTCAGGGGAAGGCCTCCAATTCGTAGAAAGATTATGGGCTTAA
- a CDS encoding ROK family protein yields the protein MLFGSIEAGGTKFVCSVGDREGNIEARASFPTTVPEETMPQVIEFFKPYTLKGIGIGSFGPIDINPNSPTYGFITSTPKPGWRNYPFVQAIKEQLNVPVGFNTDVNAAALGELRKGAAQGLDSCLYITVGTGIGAGAVVQGKLVQGLSHPEMGHILVRRHPEDHYAGKCPYHKDCLEGLAAGPAIEERWGKKGMDLAEKPEVWEMEAHYIAQALAQYILILSPEKIILGGGVMKQTQLYPLIQQKVADILNQYVELPDLASYIVPPGLGDNAGITGALLLGVEAAG from the coding sequence ATGTTATTTGGTTCCATAGAAGCAGGCGGCACAAAGTTTGTTTGTTCAGTTGGTGACCGGGAGGGAAATATTGAAGCAAGAGCAAGCTTTCCCACCACAGTCCCTGAAGAAACAATGCCACAAGTGATCGAATTTTTTAAGCCTTACACGTTAAAAGGAATTGGAATTGGCTCGTTTGGACCCATTGATATAAACCCGAACAGTCCAACGTATGGTTTTATTACTTCAACACCAAAGCCCGGGTGGAGGAATTACCCTTTTGTCCAGGCCATTAAGGAGCAGTTAAATGTACCCGTTGGCTTTAACACGGATGTGAATGCAGCCGCTCTTGGGGAATTGAGAAAAGGAGCTGCACAAGGACTGGACAGCTGCTTATACATTACGGTTGGGACAGGAATTGGAGCAGGTGCTGTTGTTCAAGGTAAGCTTGTCCAAGGTCTTTCACATCCGGAAATGGGACATATTCTTGTTCGCAGGCATCCAGAGGATCACTACGCTGGAAAATGTCCTTATCATAAGGATTGTTTGGAAGGGCTCGCAGCGGGTCCTGCTATTGAGGAACGTTGGGGTAAGAAAGGAATGGATCTTGCAGAGAAACCAGAAGTGTGGGAAATGGAAGCGCATTATATTGCCCAGGCACTGGCCCAATACATTTTAATCCTCTCACCTGAAAAGATTATTTTAGGCGGCGGTGTCATGAAACAAACACAGCTTTACCCGCTCATTCAGCAAAAGGTGGCAGATATACTGAATCAATACGTTGAGCTGCCAGATCTAGCTTCCTATATTGTACCACCTGGCCTGGGGGATAACGCCGGGATAACGGGAGCACTGCTGTTGGGTGTTGAAGCGGCAGGCTGA
- the manA gene encoding mannose-6-phosphate isomerase, class I, whose protein sequence is MNQPLFLEPIFQERIWGGTTLRDQFGYEIPSNHTGECWAISAHPNGPSIVKSGEYKGYTLIELWNQHPELFGNPSSKVFPLLIKILDANDDLSVQVHPNDEYAYVHENGELGKTECWYIIDCKEDAELIFGHNAQTKEEFISKIEKGEWDELLRRIPVKPGDFFYVPSGTIHALCEGTLVLETQQSSDTTYRVYDYDRTDQSGEKRELHLEKAIEVTTVPNQNAELHVEKTEIPGADITTYVQADYFTVYKWDIKGNASFKQNQPYQLASVIEGQGTLTVNGENYPLNKGDHFILPAGVDELTIEGQLRLIVSHT, encoded by the coding sequence ATGAATCAACCATTGTTTTTAGAACCTATTTTTCAGGAGCGCATATGGGGAGGGACCACTTTAAGGGATCAGTTCGGATATGAAATTCCGTCTAATCATACTGGAGAATGCTGGGCCATTTCCGCCCATCCAAATGGACCTTCCATTGTAAAAAGTGGCGAGTATAAAGGCTACACCCTTATTGAGCTGTGGAACCAGCACCCTGAATTATTCGGAAATCCATCCTCAAAAGTGTTTCCGCTTCTAATAAAAATTTTAGATGCGAATGATGATTTATCTGTCCAAGTCCATCCAAACGATGAGTATGCATATGTTCATGAAAATGGAGAGCTTGGAAAAACAGAGTGCTGGTATATTATTGATTGCAAGGAAGATGCTGAGCTGATTTTCGGGCATAATGCTCAAACAAAAGAGGAGTTTATCAGCAAAATTGAAAAAGGCGAATGGGACGAGCTTCTGCGCCGCATACCTGTTAAGCCTGGTGACTTCTTCTATGTCCCAAGCGGCACCATTCATGCTCTTTGTGAAGGAACGCTTGTTTTGGAAACACAGCAAAGCTCTGATACGACTTATCGTGTATATGATTACGACCGTACAGACCAAAGCGGGGAAAAGCGCGAGCTGCATTTGGAAAAAGCGATAGAGGTCACGACCGTTCCTAATCAGAACGCCGAGCTTCATGTGGAAAAAACAGAAATACCGGGTGCAGACATCACAACATATGTGCAGGCAGATTATTTTACTGTATATAAATGGGATATTAAAGGAAACGCGAGCTTCAAACAAAATCAGCCATACCAGCTGGCCAGTGTCATTGAAGGACAAGGGACTTTAACTGTAAATGGAGAGAACTATCCTTTAAATAAAGGAGATCATTTCATTCTTCCTGCTGGGGTAGACGAACTGACTATTGAAGGCCAGCTCAGACTAATCGTTTCTCATACGTAA
- a CDS encoding 2-hydroxyacid dehydrogenase: protein MRPAVYITRKLPDSILQHLSGHVHIKMWDKENEPVPQEILQEEIREADGLLCLLTDQVDEKLLSGAPHLKIAANMAVGYNNIDVAAAAKRRIIVTNAPGVLTETTADLTFALLMAAAQRLVESSDFLRAGNWSAWTPMELTGQDIYGATLGIIGMGRIGQALARRAKGFNMRIVYHNRSRKPEVEKELGLDFYTDLYDMLPVCDYVCILVPYTSELHHFIGEKEMNAMKQTAVLINTARGGLVDEEALFTALSTGKLFAAGLDVFEKEPVNPDSPLLSLSNLVTLPHIGSASRATRLKMAKLAADNIIAVLSGKPPLTPV, encoded by the coding sequence TTGCGCCCAGCTGTATACATAACCAGAAAACTTCCGGATTCAATCCTTCAGCATTTATCCGGGCATGTCCATATTAAAATGTGGGACAAAGAAAACGAACCTGTACCACAAGAGATATTACAGGAAGAGATACGAGAAGCAGACGGCCTCCTCTGCCTTCTTACCGATCAAGTGGATGAAAAACTGCTAAGCGGTGCACCGCATTTGAAAATTGCAGCCAATATGGCAGTTGGATACAATAACATCGACGTTGCAGCGGCTGCCAAAAGAAGAATCATCGTAACGAATGCACCGGGAGTGCTAACGGAAACGACTGCGGATTTAACCTTTGCCCTGCTGATGGCAGCGGCTCAAAGACTGGTGGAGTCCTCAGATTTCCTCCGGGCGGGTAATTGGTCAGCCTGGACGCCCATGGAGCTGACGGGGCAGGATATTTATGGAGCTACACTCGGAATTATTGGAATGGGACGCATCGGGCAGGCACTGGCGAGACGGGCAAAAGGTTTCAATATGAGGATCGTTTACCATAACCGGTCAAGAAAGCCTGAAGTGGAAAAAGAGTTAGGATTGGACTTTTACACAGATCTTTATGACATGCTGCCTGTCTGCGATTATGTGTGCATCCTGGTACCGTATACCTCGGAGCTTCATCACTTTATCGGGGAAAAGGAAATGAACGCCATGAAGCAAACGGCTGTACTCATCAATACGGCGCGTGGGGGGCTGGTTGACGAAGAAGCGTTGTTTACAGCATTAAGCACCGGGAAGCTTTTTGCAGCGGGGCTTGATGTGTTTGAAAAAGAACCTGTGAATCCAGACTCACCCCTTTTAAGCCTGTCGAACCTGGTCACGCTACCCCATATCGGAAGTGCAAGCAGGGCAACAAGATTGAAAATGGCAAAGCTCGCTGCAGATAATATTATAGCCGTGCTTTCAGGAAAGCCTCCGCTGACTCCTGTGTAA
- a CDS encoding aldo/keto reductase family protein, which produces MKHRNLGRTGLKVSEISLGSWLTYGNSVEKETAAKTIDTAYELGINSFDTANVYAIGEAEKIVGEALSKYPRESYVLATKVFWPMGDGPNDRGLSRKHVFEQLHASLKRLNQEYVDIYYCHRYDKNTPVDETLRTIDDMVRQGKVLYVGVSEWTAQQIQEGLGTADKYLLDRIVVNQPVYNMLNRYIEKDVIPVSEANGIGQIVFSPLAQGILTGKYTDTKNLPEGSRAADPKSNQSMKSTLTEENLAKVKQLEGVAKELDVKLSQLALAWILRQPNVASALIGASKSVQVHENVKALDIVLSEDVLQKIESILH; this is translated from the coding sequence ATGAAGCATCGAAATTTGGGAAGAACAGGTCTAAAGGTCAGCGAAATCAGCCTCGGAAGTTGGCTTACATACGGGAATTCCGTTGAAAAAGAAACCGCTGCAAAAACGATAGACACTGCCTATGAACTAGGGATTAACTCCTTCGACACGGCAAATGTGTATGCCATTGGAGAAGCTGAAAAAATCGTTGGGGAGGCCCTTAGCAAATATCCTCGTGAATCCTATGTTCTCGCTACAAAGGTATTCTGGCCGATGGGAGATGGGCCAAACGACCGCGGACTTTCAAGAAAGCATGTGTTTGAACAGCTCCATGCAAGCCTAAAGCGCCTAAATCAAGAGTATGTCGACATTTACTACTGCCACCGCTATGATAAAAATACTCCAGTAGACGAAACGCTTCGTACTATTGATGACATGGTGCGCCAGGGAAAAGTCCTTTATGTTGGTGTCAGCGAGTGGACAGCACAGCAAATTCAGGAAGGGCTTGGAACAGCCGATAAGTATCTGCTGGACCGCATCGTCGTCAACCAGCCTGTCTACAACATGTTAAACCGCTACATCGAAAAGGATGTCATCCCTGTCAGTGAAGCGAACGGCATTGGGCAAATTGTGTTTTCGCCGCTTGCTCAAGGTATTTTAACAGGAAAGTATACCGATACAAAAAATCTTCCGGAAGGCTCAAGAGCAGCTGATCCAAAATCAAACCAATCCATGAAATCCACGCTGACAGAAGAGAATCTGGCAAAAGTAAAACAGCTGGAGGGTGTAGCAAAAGAATTGGATGTTAAGCTTTCACAGCTTGCATTAGCTTGGATTCTGCGCCAGCCGAACGTGGCAAGCGCATTAATTGGCGCAAGCAAATCAGTTCAGGTTCACGAAAATGTAAAAGCGCTCGACATCGTCCTTTCAGAAGATGTTCTCCAAAAAATTGAAAGCATTTTACACTAA
- the megL gene encoding methionine gamma-lyase yields the protein MTREKRFETEVIHNGYDSLNYHGSLVPPLFQTSTFTFPTAEEGEKRFAGETEGYIYSRLGNPTVKVLEDKVAALEKAEAALAFGSGMAAVSAVLFYLTKSGDHILCSEGIYGCTFGLLQLMEKKHNIGHSLISFDKEESVRAAIRDNTACIYIETPINPTMKLVDLEMTVRIAKEYGIPVVVDNTFCSPYLQRPLELGCDYVLHSATKYIGGHGDVVAGLLAGRKEPLAEIAMTTLKDIGGIISPFDAWLLLRGLKTLPVRLDRHCDNAERVARLLKEHSQVKKVYFPGDPDFSQYQLAKKQMKRPGGMISFEVKGTKADAQKFLNHCHLIKIAVSLGDAETLIQHPATMTHSVVPEAERVKMGITDTLIRLSVGLEAWEDIWGDLKQALDTYQPTSLHQA from the coding sequence ATGACAAGGGAGAAACGATTTGAAACAGAAGTAATTCATAACGGGTACGATTCATTGAACTACCATGGAAGCCTGGTTCCGCCGCTTTTCCAGACCTCCACTTTTACTTTTCCTACAGCCGAAGAAGGGGAAAAGCGATTCGCCGGGGAGACAGAAGGCTATATTTATTCCCGCCTGGGCAACCCGACCGTGAAGGTGCTGGAAGATAAAGTGGCCGCACTTGAAAAGGCGGAAGCAGCCCTCGCATTTGGATCCGGAATGGCTGCCGTGTCAGCTGTACTTTTTTATTTGACGAAATCAGGTGACCATATCCTTTGTTCAGAAGGAATATACGGCTGTACGTTTGGTTTACTCCAATTAATGGAAAAAAAGCACAATATCGGCCATAGTCTCATATCCTTTGATAAGGAAGAAAGTGTGAGAGCCGCCATACGCGACAATACAGCCTGTATCTATATTGAAACGCCTATTAATCCTACGATGAAGCTCGTAGATCTGGAAATGACCGTGAGGATTGCAAAAGAATACGGGATACCGGTAGTGGTCGACAACACGTTCTGTTCCCCCTATTTACAGCGGCCCCTTGAGCTGGGCTGCGACTATGTCTTACACAGTGCCACAAAATATATAGGCGGACATGGAGACGTAGTGGCCGGCCTGCTAGCAGGCAGGAAAGAACCTTTAGCCGAGATAGCCATGACGACATTAAAGGACATAGGGGGCATTATCAGTCCATTTGATGCCTGGCTGTTACTGAGAGGCTTGAAAACACTCCCAGTCAGGCTGGACCGTCATTGTGACAATGCTGAAAGAGTTGCCCGCTTGCTTAAAGAGCATTCTCAGGTGAAAAAAGTGTACTTTCCCGGGGACCCTGATTTTTCACAATACCAGCTCGCTAAAAAGCAAATGAAGCGTCCGGGCGGAATGATCAGCTTTGAAGTAAAAGGAACGAAGGCGGATGCACAGAAGTTTTTAAACCATTGCCATTTGATCAAAATTGCGGTCAGCCTTGGTGATGCAGAGACACTTATTCAGCATCCGGCGACAATGACGCACTCCGTTGTACCAGAGGCAGAGCGAGTAAAAATGGGAATTACAGATACATTGATCCGGCTTTCAGTAGGATTAGAGGCATGGGAAGACATATGGGGAGACTTAAAGCAGGCACTTGATACGTATCAGCCAACCAGTCTCCATCAGGCATAG
- a CDS encoding MFS transporter, with protein MKSFIAIWAGQFGSLIGSSLTSFALGVYVLQKTGSVSQFSFILLCMTVPGLVLAPLAGVLVDKWSRKRMMIASDLLAGFSTLGIAAILFFSHLELWQIYLSVALSSIAGIIQFPAYQAIVSQLVEKKHLGRANGLIQLSDASGSIIAPPLAGILLPLIHLKGIFIIDFFSFFLAIFSILFIPIPHTRMQTETSKKQSILQEMKEGLDYLLQHKGLLWLLTYFAFTNFLFGFVNVYTQPLILSLGTTRDLGFVLSCLGTAMVAGGAVMSAWGGPKRKALGVLFFGVISAFFFTLIGVNKSIFSISVFLFLSFFFLPFGNSCSQVIWQSKVETNIQGRVFALRRMIAMSLMPVSYLLSGPLEEKILAPLMEKGQMGQQLLGGWLGSGEAGGIRLFYIAIGISWILLSLLLWLKPEIKGLDEGYQKEKKLQAAAALEK; from the coding sequence ATGAAATCGTTTATCGCAATCTGGGCAGGACAGTTCGGCTCTTTGATTGGTTCGAGTTTGACCTCCTTTGCCCTTGGGGTGTACGTCCTGCAGAAAACAGGATCTGTTTCGCAGTTTTCCTTCATTCTTTTATGTATGACGGTGCCTGGACTGGTGCTGGCACCCTTAGCTGGTGTTCTGGTCGATAAGTGGAGCCGGAAGCGCATGATGATTGCCAGCGATCTTCTTGCTGGTTTTTCCACATTGGGGATTGCAGCCATTTTGTTTTTCTCCCATCTGGAGCTTTGGCAAATTTATCTCTCAGTAGCCTTGTCCTCGATTGCAGGGATTATTCAGTTTCCTGCCTATCAGGCCATTGTTTCACAGCTCGTTGAAAAAAAGCATCTGGGCCGGGCGAATGGTTTAATCCAATTGTCGGATGCATCCGGCTCCATTATCGCACCGCCGCTTGCAGGCATTTTATTGCCGCTGATCCACCTGAAGGGGATCTTCATCATAGACTTCTTTTCCTTCTTCCTTGCGATCTTTTCAATCCTCTTCATTCCAATTCCTCATACTAGAATGCAAACGGAAACCTCCAAAAAACAATCAATCTTGCAGGAAATGAAAGAAGGGCTCGACTATCTTTTACAGCATAAAGGACTGCTGTGGCTCCTAACCTATTTTGCTTTTACCAATTTCCTGTTTGGCTTCGTCAATGTCTATACACAGCCGCTTATCCTCTCACTAGGAACAACCAGGGACTTAGGGTTTGTCCTATCTTGTTTAGGCACAGCCATGGTTGCCGGAGGGGCGGTCATGAGCGCATGGGGAGGTCCGAAAAGAAAAGCGCTTGGCGTTCTGTTCTTTGGTGTCATCAGTGCCTTCTTTTTTACCCTGATTGGAGTCAATAAATCCATCTTTTCCATCAGTGTGTTCTTGTTTCTCAGCTTCTTCTTTCTTCCTTTTGGCAACAGCTGCTCACAGGTCATTTGGCAAAGCAAGGTAGAGACAAATATCCAAGGACGGGTGTTTGCCCTAAGAAGAATGATTGCAATGTCCCTGATGCCGGTTTCTTACTTGCTTTCAGGGCCATTGGAGGAAAAAATTCTTGCACCACTTATGGAAAAAGGACAGATGGGGCAGCAGCTTTTAGGAGGGTGGCTTGGTTCAGGGGAAGCTGGAGGAATCCGTCTTTTCTACATTGCCATCGGCATTAGCTGGATTCTTCTGTCGCTTCTCTTGTGGTTGAAGCCGGAAATTAAAGGACTGGATGAAGGCTATCAAAAAGAAAAGAAGCTTCAAGCGGCTGCAGCGCTGGAAAAATAA
- a CDS encoding AbrB/MazE/SpoVT family DNA-binding domain-containing protein: MKDNERRIKKIGDGLGIAIPNELLDALGLQRGDTLTFQQVDDTIVMKKSRVPSEMAIDFSEALHYFIDAYSETNRD, encoded by the coding sequence ATGAAAGACAATGAGAGGAGAATTAAGAAAATTGGGGATGGACTGGGGATTGCCATTCCTAACGAATTACTAGACGCATTGGGATTACAAAGAGGAGATACTCTTACATTTCAGCAGGTAGACGACACGATTGTGATGAAAAAATCAAGGGTACCATCTGAAATGGCAATAGACTTTTCTGAAGCCTTGCACTATTTTATTGATGCCTACAGCGAAACCAACAGAGACTAA
- a CDS encoding MDR family MFS transporter: MKKTNTKMVTIALFVATFLTAIEGTIVSTAMPTIISDLRGIELMNWVFSIYLLTSAVTVPVFGKLADLFGRKHVFLIGTIVFLIGSALCGLAHTMEQLILFRAIQGIGAGAVMPVTNTIIADIYPHEKRAKMLGLTSLAWGIAGVIGPLVGGFFVDQLSWHWVFYINIPFGLASILMVMSSLHESIEKTKKSIDVWGAITFSSGMLALLYGLQKAGDTHDWGSPSVIGLFACAVIFLAGFIFIETKVKEPMIPLMLFRIQSISVSNVVALLVSVVLIGLNVYIPMWVQGGLGYNATISGLMLAPMSITWMIGSFWGGKIHLSRGSRFSVALGMIVITVSMFWLALFTLHTPSIMFYLLSALMGIGFGIVVTITIISAQSSVDWSMRGAATASNIFSRNLGQSVGAAVLGTYFNASIASKLQNQPHGQAMGPNSLNQLINHTSAARLPAVIRTALRSVLESGLHHLFIIIAVVSLLGFAVSFLFPREDQPLKANGQ; encoded by the coding sequence ATGAAGAAAACGAATACAAAGATGGTGACCATCGCCCTTTTTGTTGCTACTTTTTTAACCGCTATTGAGGGGACAATAGTGAGTACGGCCATGCCCACCATTATCAGCGATTTGAGGGGCATTGAATTGATGAACTGGGTATTTTCCATCTACTTATTAACCTCTGCCGTAACCGTTCCTGTTTTCGGCAAACTGGCTGATTTGTTCGGCCGCAAACATGTATTCTTAATTGGGACCATCGTCTTCCTGATTGGCTCTGCCTTATGCGGCCTTGCCCATACAATGGAGCAATTAATTCTTTTCCGGGCCATTCAGGGAATTGGGGCAGGAGCCGTCATGCCGGTTACCAACACGATTATTGCTGACATCTATCCGCATGAAAAAAGAGCCAAGATGCTCGGCTTAACCAGTCTGGCCTGGGGTATTGCCGGAGTCATCGGGCCGCTTGTGGGAGGATTTTTCGTTGATCAGCTCTCCTGGCACTGGGTATTCTACATTAACATTCCGTTTGGCCTTGCTTCGATCCTTATGGTGATGAGCAGCCTTCATGAATCCATTGAAAAAACAAAAAAGAGCATCGATGTCTGGGGTGCCATCACCTTTTCCAGCGGCATGCTTGCATTATTGTACGGCCTGCAAAAAGCCGGCGATACACACGATTGGGGATCGCCTTCCGTTATCGGGCTGTTTGCCTGTGCTGTGATTTTTCTGGCAGGCTTTATCTTCATCGAAACAAAGGTAAAGGAACCAATGATTCCCCTGATGCTGTTTCGCATTCAATCTATTTCTGTTTCGAATGTCGTTGCTTTGCTGGTCAGTGTTGTCTTAATCGGGCTTAATGTTTACATTCCGATGTGGGTACAGGGCGGGCTTGGCTACAATGCCACCATTTCCGGCCTCATGCTTGCACCCATGTCCATTACCTGGATGATTGGCTCCTTTTGGGGAGGAAAAATTCATTTGAGCCGCGGCAGCCGTTTTTCTGTTGCACTTGGCATGATTGTCATCACAGTGTCCATGTTCTGGCTTGCCCTGTTTACACTGCATACGCCTTCCATCATGTTTTATCTGCTTTCAGCGTTAATGGGCATAGGCTTTGGGATTGTGGTTACGATTACCATCATTAGTGCACAGTCCAGTGTAGACTGGTCGATGAGAGGTGCTGCCACAGCCTCTAATATTTTTTCCCGTAACCTTGGGCAATCTGTTGGTGCTGCAGTGCTTGGAACCTACTTCAACGCAAGTATCGCCTCTAAGCTTCAGAACCAGCCGCATGGCCAAGCGATGGGACCCAATAGCTTGAATCAGCTCATTAACCATACGAGCGCAGCAAGGCTTCCAGCTGTGATAAGAACTGCTTTAAGAAGCGTATTGGAGTCTGGTCTCCACCATTTATTTATCATCATTGCTGTTGTTTCGCTGCTCGGCTTTGCGGTAAGCTTTTTATTTCCTAGGGAAGATCAGCCGCTTAAAGCAAACGGGCAATAA
- a CDS encoding ArsR/SmtB family transcription factor yields MKQLDVLDITSFEQAKVLSHELRRRILSQYTDNQVPRTAKQLADQMNLPASKVHYHVRELVKAGLLGLTGTNEVNGIVEKYYLPVAKDFRIVLKDMDTQLEGKQKIINQTLTEFRKGFLQAMAEEAENSMLDVYHLHLTASEKEELTKEIKSLGEKWHQKVKERETDEMKSQYEIVLSVYKKESD; encoded by the coding sequence ATGAAACAGCTTGACGTTTTGGATATCACCTCATTTGAACAAGCAAAAGTACTTTCCCATGAATTAAGAAGGAGAATTCTGTCTCAATATACGGATAATCAAGTTCCACGCACTGCCAAGCAGCTGGCAGACCAGATGAATCTCCCTGCCTCCAAGGTTCATTACCACGTCCGTGAACTGGTGAAAGCAGGCCTCCTAGGTCTAACCGGCACAAATGAGGTCAATGGAATTGTTGAGAAATACTATCTGCCTGTTGCAAAGGATTTTCGTATCGTCTTAAAAGATATGGACACTCAACTGGAGGGCAAGCAAAAAATCATTAACCAAACTCTTACGGAATTTAGAAAAGGTTTTTTGCAGGCAATGGCAGAGGAAGCTGAAAACAGTATGCTCGATGTATATCATCTGCATTTAACGGCTTCCGAAAAAGAGGAACTGACAAAGGAAATAAAGTCTCTCGGAGAAAAATGGCATCAAAAAGTAAAAGAAAGAGAGACAGATGAGATGAAGTCGCAATATGAAATTGTATTGTCTGTTTATAAAAAGGAATCTGATTAG